A window from Glandiceps talaboti chromosome 15, keGlaTala1.1, whole genome shotgun sequence encodes these proteins:
- the LOC144446855 gene encoding somatostatin receptor type 5-like, with protein sequence MGNDSYVGEDSFPAFGNTSDQEPSITTPYWFSAFLIPCLQIAICVGGLVGNGIVLYVLLRCTELKTAPDVYILNLTSADLLFMLTMPFLTYQSTNGKWDLGDAMCKIVFSIDGMNLFTGIFILTAMSVDRYLAVVHAIWSIRYRTVKVAKIICGILWLTSVMLTVPLWIFLKTVDYGDDEGIFCMVTWVEKGDIYMVGTFVIGFAGPLLVISMCYIQILLFLARGTRPGKDRRRKSKLGRVGLIVILAVVIFTVCWLPFWVTQILLIMPGFVLTSTYSTVWSLGSCFQYLNSALNPLVYTCVRDDFRQHLTRLCCGKQYVEASRERRMSKLMTTKGGCRGNSHCSQTMYQVDDTGKTTTTMVNLNSCSQL encoded by the coding sequence ATGGGGAATGACAGTTACGTTGGTGAGGACTCTTTTCCAGCTTTCGGCAATACAAGTGATCAAGAGCCGTCGATCACCACCCCGTATTGGTTCAGTGCCTTTCTCATCCCGTGTCTACAGATAGCCATATGTGTCGGTGGACTCGTCGGCAACGGAATTGTGCTTTATGTGTTACTGCGATGCACAGAACTGAAAACCGCACCGGACGTTTACATCCTAAATCTGACATCAGCGGATCTACTGTTCATGCTGACAATGCCTTTTCTCACCTACCAGTCGACAAATGGAAAATGGGATCTCGGCGATGCTATGTGCAAGATCGTATTTAGTATCGATGGCATGAATCTCTTTACTGGCATTTTCATCTTAACTGCCATGAGCGTAGATCGTTATTTAGCGGTTGTTCATGCTATATGGTCAATTAGATACAGAACCGTAAAAGTTGCCAAAATTATCTGCGGCATACTATGGTTAACTTCCGTTATGCTAACTGTACCTCTttggatatttttaaaaacagttgATTATGGCGATGATGAAGGTATATTTTGTATGGTGACTTGGGTAGAAAAAGGCGACATATATATGGTTGGTACGTTTGTGATAGGCTTTGCTGGTCCATTATTGGTAATAAGCATGTGTTACATTCAAATTCTGTTGTTCCTTGCGAGAGGCACTCGGCCGGGGAAGGATCGAAGAAGAAAATCGAAGCTAGGGAGAGTTGGACTAATTGTCATCCTTGCAGTTGTAATATTCACAGTGTGTTGGTTACCATTTTGGGTTACCCAAATTTTATTAATCATGCCGGGTTTCGTGTTGACATCTACATACTCGACCGTATGGTCACTCGGTTCCTGTTTTCAGTATTTGAACAGCGCACTCAATCCTTTGGTTTACACCTGTGTTCGTGATGATTTCCGCCAACACCTGACTAGACTCTGTTGTGGCAAACAGTACGTCGAGGCTTCAAGGGAACGACGCATGTCAAAGCTAATGACAACCAAGGGTGGATGTAGGGGAAACAGCCATTGCAGTCAAACGATGTACCAAGTTGACGACACCGGGAAAACGACAACGACTATGGTAAACCTAAATTCATGCTCCCAACTCTAA